In Epinephelus lanceolatus isolate andai-2023 chromosome 7, ASM4190304v1, whole genome shotgun sequence, the genomic stretch GAAAAGGGGGCAAAACTCTCAACAAAGGCCCATCTCATATCTCAAGACAATGAGGAGCCAAAAGAATAGGAGAAAGGAGAAGTTAATGAGCTGTGTCACCTGGCATCTGTTGATGCTGGGATGAGGCCTgactggtgtgtctgtgtgtgtttgtgtacatgaGAGAGAAGGATGAAGTTTTTATGTATGTTTACATCACGTCATCACTGGGCAGCCTTGTCGCCAGAAGCTGGCatacttttctgcaaaccatttgAAAGTTTTgcatgtatcatatcaacattttttaaagtgacgtagttctgattacatgaatatgagctgactttgtcatcgagAGGCGGAGGAGGTGGTAGATGGAGTGAAGCCTAGGCGAGACGGCTGCCAACTTGTCGactactgttcaagaccaacaaacgaCAAAATTGTTTTTGAGCAAgacattgcagcatttccagtgatgactgtgccaccaaaactgggagTTTTTTAGCAAGATATCTAAGCATTTCAGTGACTATTGTGCCAGAAGAACTGGGCGTTGTATAGCAAAACaccactgcatttccagcaatgATTGGGTCACCAAATTgggttttttagcaagacaacATTGCATTTCTATCGCTGATTGTaccaccaaaactgtttttttttagcaagataTCTAGGCATTTTCAGCAGCAACTTTGCaaccagaatttggtgctacttAGCCTAACaccactgcatttccagcagagattgtgccaccaaaactgggtgttttttttttttgcaagatgtcactgcatttccagcaatgATTGGGCCatcaaaattgtgttttttagcaagacaatATTGCATTTCTATCACTCATTGTACCACCGatactgggtgttttttttagcaagataTCTCAGCATTTCAGTGGCTATTGTGCCACCAGAATTGGGTGTTATATAGCAAAACACAACTGCATTTCCAGCttcaattgtgccaccaaaactaggTGTTTTTTGCAAGACGTCAATGCATTTCCAGTGATGACTATGCCAccaaaactgtgtgtgttttagtggcTATGACGGCATTTCCAGTGATGATTGTGGAACCAAAACTTTATGTTTTTtgcaagacattgctgcatttccagcaatgattgtgccaccaaaattgtgttttttagcaagacaacATTGCTTTTCTTTCGCTGATTGTACCACCAATACTGGGTGCTTTTTAGCAAGATATCTAGGCATTTTCAGCAGCAACTGTGCAACCAGATTTTGGTGCTACTTAGCATAACaccactgcatttccagcagcgattGTGTCACCAAAACTTGGTGTTTTTTTGCAAGACGTCACTGCATTTACAGtgatgattgtgccaccaaaattgtgttttttagcaagatatCTAGGCATTTTCAGCCACAATCGTACaaccagaatttggtgctacttAGCATAACaccactgcatttccagcagagattgtgccaccaaaactaggtgttttttagcaagatatCTAGGCATTTTCAGCCGCAATCGTACAACCAGAATTTGGTGTTACTTAGCATAACaccactgcatttccagcagagattgtgccaccaaaactgggtgttttttttttgcaagacgtcactgcatttccagtgatGACTGTGCCAAAAAACTGGGTGTGTTTTAGTGGCTATGACGGCATTTCCAGTGACGACTGTGGAACCAAAACTTGATGTTTCTTGCAAGACTGCATTACCAGcaatgattgtgccaccaaaattgtgttttttagcaagacagcATTGCATTTCTATCGCTGATTGTGCCACCAatactgggtgttttttagcaagatatCTAGGCATTTTCAGCAGCAATCGTACaaccagaatttggtgctattTAGCATAACaccactgcatttccagcagagatTGTGTCACCAACACTGGGTGTGTTTTAATGGATAAAACAGCATTTCCAGCAACGACTGCAGAACAATAATGAGCGTTTTTCAATGAGACATCGATGGCATTTCTAgccataattttattttattttagttttatattttaagtcaaaacatgatcatttcctcaccataaccaagtggtttttgtgcctaaacataaacacacattaaccacagcattgttaaagTGTAAAGAAACAAAGGTTCAACATGTCTGCCACATGTTAACATATAAATATTCTGTGGTggttgcagaaacatacaatgctgacatttattctggcatttGAGTTGCACTGTGTCCCTTTCTTCCTGCAACATTAGCACACGGAAGAATGTTTGTCTTCAGAGCTTTCTGGCAgaaatctatttattttaacccaaaccattatttttttcttaacctTAACTGTGAAATCTGTTTCTGACAGAAACGTCACAGATAGGACAACGCTGCAGGTGAAAGTAAGAAACTCAAATGTGTGAATGAAAATGATaaggacattttattttgtctccatCTTTGTTGCCACGTGATCCTTGTATTTAAGCACTGGAAGGAAGTCTTCTTAATATTTCTGGATatcttttctctgtctgtggagCCACAGTGACTCTGACTGCCCTTTCCAAACAAACACTCGTCAGTGTTATTTGAAATGAAAAGCACACTACTGCCTGTGCAACTGAAAATGCTGGAGTATGAATATTCAGTCTTTGTGTCGGAGATTTTTGCATGTGACCAAAATATACCTTTTTCTTTCTATATGCACGTCACTCCTTGGTCATGAGAAGTTTTCATCTTGTGTCACTTAAGCTGTTTGCAAATTTCCCTTTGCTGTCACTGCTGTTCGCTCGGTGCAacaactgctgctgctcttcatcAGCTGTCATGCATGTGTGACTGGTAGTGTTGTGCTCGAGGATGGTTGGTAGTATGAGTGGGAAGGATGGGCCAGCATTATTGATctttaagatttaaaaaaaatgcactcagagcagctgcaaaaaagagaacaaaaaaaaaacatcatttcagCCCCTCCGCAAACTTCGGCAGTACACAAAACACTGGCCCTCATTCTCCTGGACCGCAAAGAACAGGCTGCAACCTGTTCGCTGTCTTCCAAAACCTTTTATACCCTGTCACCTGCTGTCTGCGGCCAATCAGGGAAGATCTCTGGAATTAGTGCCGCTTTGACCCAGGTGGCATCAATTTACCTTCATTTGGAGCTCAGTGTTACTCATTTGTACTCTGACAAAAGTTTGAATCAAATGTACCCTCTTAAGAGGCAGaatcaaaaaaataatacaagaaACATTTTAAAGGGGAAGTGCACTTTGTCTTCTTAAAGGATCAGGCAGGTCAGGGAATTAAAGTCCCCCTAAAGAAAACCTGTGTGAGAAGAAAGTCTTAACATGAGTGACATCATTTCTCAAACATCATTTGAGGCTTCAACCATCAATATATCACTCTGAGTTAGAACGAGACGGAAAGAGACTGACACACTAAACCTACTGACCTTTATTTCGACCCTTATTCATAACACGCCGGCCACATGTTGTTATGGGGAGAACAGAGAAGAGGTCTGGCTTTCCAGAAACTGTATGTACAGTAAGCACATTTGTAATCctgtaaaaacacaactcagcCATGTGTTCAAAAATACTTTGTGAGATCCACAGGGGGAAACACTGCGATTCTCAGTCATAAAAGGCGACCAGTCGACTGTGGTTTCGCAGGAGTTAGAAGGGCGGCAGCAGCAGTCCTGTTTTGACAGTAAATGACATGACGTGAAACTACACTTAATGACACGAGGTATATTACAGCATGaactctgttttctgttttgtttggcGTTGggagttttgtttttcactgaccTTGGGGGACAATTTCAGTCACATTCAGAGAGACAAAACTTGTTTCATGTCTCAAACAGAACAAATTTCTGTTGACAGGGCTAATTGCTAAGTGTGTGGTTGCTGATCTCGAGGCCAAAGAACCACTTTTGGTCGTTCCACTGAAATTTGTATAACTTACGCGCGACCACAAAGTCTTTTTCTCTACATTGACGCCGCTCTCTGGTCATACTGTATCCATTGTGCACAGTTTCAGTGTGCTGAGATTTTCTAATAATAGAATATCAACTACTTGGCAGGCAGGACTGCATTTAAAGATTCCACCTCCTTTGAAAAAGGGGCTGGGCTTTGCAAAAGGGAattctatgtttcattttgaaGTTATTGGTCCAGTTCCAAGACCATCTAGCCTCCAATGATCAAAGGTTGAGTCAGAGAAAGGCCTAGCGGGAGGCTTATGCAAAATGTCGTCCCCTTATTGCGAATCGGCCGACACGTTGGAAACCATCAGCGCTCGTTTAAATGTCAATATACCCAGATGCAGTTTGGCTGTGCTTGGTCAAGTTTGAAGTATgtggatgggaaaaaaaaggaaagcttCTTGCTCGCATAAATAGAATTTGGAGGATTTCGAAAGTTGCATTGATTAAATTCCTCGACCAAGGCTGATTTTAACTCCCAGTAAATATCTGCAGACAGgataaaacttttaaaatttaTGAGAAACACTGTCCtaaaagtatttatttataGTTCCTCTAAACTTTTTAAAGGGTCACCTTGTTGCCAGGACACATTTAATACATAGTCTGTGATTGCTGTTTGTTGCAGGGAATCTTTTCTCTCAACAAAATCATCATCGGTACACAGAGGAGATAAGAAGCAGATGATGACAAGATGAAGGGACATAAAACACTCCTTGAAATCCTGCAGTCATCTCACcgctccctcctccctccccgccaccctccccctccccctccccctccccagACAAGCAGGATCTTCAGCAATGATCCATTATGTTAATGGCAAATTACTGGGTCACACATCAAGCACCATGTTTCCACCTTTAAAAGCAGGCCAGACGTCCAAAATCCCATGACAGAACGGGGGGACTTCTGGGACTGTTGGAGGTAACTACCGgaatggagggaggagggggggggggggggctgatcGTATCGCTAGGAATTTaaacaaaagtattttttttctccctcaaaGCCGCCATCTTTCAGTCTGACGGTTACTGTAAACATCATTCCAGCACACAGCATTATAAGACATGCTACTCCACATTCCTCCTGCGCTTTTAAAAGACggaaaaatgtctaaaatattGTATGTTTACTGCTCTGAAGAACGGAGCGTTCACATCAAAGTAAGTCGTGTTTTAAGTGCTCCTTAGGTTAGCAAAGGCTGATTGTCTTTCGACAAATACTGAATTTAGTTTTTGGGGATGGGACTTCTGTGACACTTATCTGTGATGCAATATTTAATCCCATTTCTtgacactgaaaaaaagaacacataAGAGATAAAACGTTACCTTCTTTGCCAAAAATAGTTTTTAATTATGTAATGATGTcgatgtttaaaaaaagcacCAACTGTGAACACTCATTGCCCTTCATGTTGATATAAAAAGCCTTCAGAGATGTTGCAATGTGCCTTTTTTTCTCAATTTTAAAAACCACTGACCTTAAAAGCAGTGCTCACACTTTGGGTTTGTATATAAAAATGCATACCTTGGCAGTATGCAGAGAAGGGAATGTACTCTATGTCCAACCAAACGCTACCTGCAGCATTTCTCTTTTAGGCAGTATGATATTCAACGTGCACATCTTCAAACTACAGTCTAAACCGGGACATAAAGGCACTTTTGCCATTCTCCACACTGAGCAATAAAGACATAAAGtgggtctttttttaaaatatagtcCTCATTTTATTAACAGAGGCCAAATAAAActcatcacattttatttacaaaggGAGGCAATAAATATCTTAATAATAgtcataaaattatttttgcttacatttgtttaaaaaaaaaaatcataaatgtgtCATGTTGTTAGTAGCGACTCATACAAAAACCTGCCAGCAGACAGGTGAATACATACTACTGGTGAAAAGAGGCTTGTCGTCAGTGACAGAAGGAATGATAGAAGCACAGACTTTCCCCTTTGCGAGTCAGACTCGACCACAAGTCCCCGGAAATGTCACCATAATCCTGGACATGTTGGGTTTTCTGGGTTTCTCGGGAGAAGTCTTAATTGTCAAATGTGGATTTGTGAAGTGATCAGGGGTGTTCAGAGCTACAGTATTCCTGTGTGTGGATCACTGATCTGACAAAACAAGCACAGGGATAAGCTTTCCCAAAAGCATCTTTGAGACTTTCATCCAGTGAGAGTGAAAGGAGCGAAGATGAGCTCACAGTCGAAAGATGATTTTGgaaggaaggagaaaaaaaaagaagaggagctcagttcagctcagcgtcAACTGAAAGGTTCTTGAGATTAACTGAACGCAGACAGTCAGACTAGGTGAAgataaacaaaaaagaacaaggaGGTAGAGGAAGTCTTCATCACCAGCCCCAAAATATTAGCTAGCTCACACTCAAAGAATCAAGGCATCCTTTTCTGGAACAACTTTAACACATGTGAGAAAGAGCTGTTAAAAATCCAAGGGGGAGAGACGAGAGGGATTAACATCCGTCTCCCAAACGTGATGAAGTTGGAAGACATTGTGGAATTATGAATCACATCAggggtaattttttttgtttgtattgttttctttttaggtGTTTAAACAAGACTAAAGCCACGGCTGGTGCCCGACTAGTCAAAGCATGTCGTGTTTTAGCTGAATCACAGGCTGCATGGAAATGTCAAGGAAATCACACACAGTACTCGGAGGGTTCAGCGCATTCCAGGAGCCACGAGTGGAGCTGAGGTTGAGAGAcgtatggaaaaaaaaaaaaagaggaagagaaagagagagacctGTAAAATATTGCACTCAAAGCTACACAGTTATCCCGGCAGTGTCACCTGTGACTGCCACCTCTCTCCGTTTCATCTCCATGGTGTCTGATTCCAGTGGAAAGTATGGGATCCGCGTTGTCAGgggcaacacaaacaaaaaccgACAGGTATTCCAATAAATCTCTAGTTGGCTGATTTTTATAACATTGCGTCAGCTCCTGCTTCAGCCCCCATTGTCAAAAAGAAAGTGGGCCTTCAGCTTGCAGTTCAAACGTAGCTGAGGACGACGGCGACAGGAATTCTCTCAGAGGTCCTTTAGTTTATCCAGTATAAATAACATGACAGACACGTTAGCACAATGACATCAACCCAGAAGAATCCAAGAGTTAGGAAATATTCAGTCATcctgaaatacaaaaataaaacatctttgacttttttttttgttctttttgtctgtctcttttaCAGAAGTGAAGTCTTTAAGGTGATTCTTTTAAGACAAGAAGCTTGAGATTTTCAGTtacagtatttcttttttttttttttttttccccgagGAAAATTAGTGCTGTCCCATTGGTCCCATCAGTTCCTCTTGGGGTTGGGTTTTAATCGCCGAGCCCTTCGTGTCCGCTTAGTCACTGTGGTGAAACGAAACTCCTCCAGCGGGTCCGGCCTGCCCTTCGGCTGGCGCTTCATGAAgtggacttcctgttgcctcTGCGTGGTCCGCGAGCCTTTCTTGGGCCGCCCCTTCCTGTTGAAGCCCAGGTACCATCCTTTGTACTTGGCTGACACAAGAGCTGTGTAGTTGTTCTCCAGGAATTCCTCGACAAAAACGCACTCCTGCTTCCTTCCATCGGgctgaaagaaggaaagaaaatagaGCATTAACTCATTATGAACATGACAGCGTGATCTCTGTTTAACATTCTGGCTTATTTCTGTTGCATCAGTGTGTTCAGGCTCAGATTGGTTTGCTTCTCTGCTGGAGGTTTGTATTTTCCATTTTAGTGTAAAACAGTTTTAAGTCTAAAATGCTGGTTATTTGTTAAGAACATGAATTTTCCTTTGTGAAGTCAAACGCCATTATAGAAAAGATCATCCTAAGAGTTAGGAGTTGTTGTCGTGTATCAATGATTTTCAtcacctggagaggttggaaggaGATACGCATTTTTTCTCCGTTCCAGTACCAAAATCGAATCCcaaaaagtgtagggttagctagctaactaaggtatagcctactgaatgtgtTGTAGTGGTCATCTGTAGCCtgtagttcggctttagcttctgtctatctttgtctttttaacctgttgttgctgctgagtcagtttgacatcctcgATATATCCTTTAATACATGTTGTAGactcctctgtctgcttctctgtgAATTcgatttttaatttttcccaAAAAATTGATAATATTTCTTAAGGTCGTGCCATTTTTgtagtgtgggctccatgctagcTCCAACAGCTTGACAACCATCACAAAGAGGCAGGACTTTGCAAAGGGTTGACTGACCAATCCTAACccaaaaattcataatagaaaGCTTCATGATTGAATTGTTTGCAGTTCGAAGTGTCCTGTCAACAGCTTTATCTCTTTTACAGTTGTGTTCTATGGGGAAATGCTGCAATACCACGAGTGGCCACTGGAAAAAACTGAGCTGCATTCCTGGGGGTCTGGAAGCTACAAACTGAGGTGCCACAAATCAAAGTTGAGCTGGCCTCAACTTCTTTTCAGCGCTCCAATGATGCCGTTAAGCGTCAACCAGTCATATTGtttgtttctagctgtggtGCTGTGTTAGTTAGCTTACTTAGCTGATGCTATGCTAGCTTACTGTGCATGATGGTGCACATGGGGATGCAAAATGTGACGTTAAAATGGGGCTCTGGCATCAATTGATTGActaaattgattgattaaataCTAACTTTAGATGATGTCCACTCAAAGTGTATAGTTGcaagtagcagacacacacaagcctgtgGCGACATAACTATGCTAACAGGCACTTAAGCAACAGTTCAACGACGGTTCAGCAATAATGTAGCTGGTCACACGTTGTCGCCCATCGTATGAACACAGCATTGGGAAAGGGTAATTCCATGTCTGAAAGCCAAATATATAGTGAGAGCCAGGAgacggttagcttagcttagcattaaaaCTGGCAGTGTAGCTTTATAATTACCAGAGAGGTGACAGAGTGCTATCAACCTTCTCATCGAACTTTGACCAAAAGTCAAACTATTGCTTTAAGATACTGAACTATAGGcctatttttatgattttttttttaactgatgcaCTGTCCTGTACTATGCTCACGGTTCACACCTTTTACAATTAGATACCTTGGATGTTATGCGACTCTACAACAGACTTTTTCTTTGGAAGTAGAAAGAAGTTCCACTGAAATCTATTCACAGAGAGGTCTGCGGATTATCCGAGGAAACAGCACAGTGCTGCTGGACTTCTAAAAACAGGGTGGTAGTAAATATCTGAGACATATCTCAAAGCCGGgcccataaaaatatgattatctgCATGTCTTCATAGCAGAAATGATAAGTCAAGAAATATTTTTtgcttctcttttttctttaatttaggTGAAAAGACCTTTTAAAACCGTGATGCCAACATTGGGGAGTTTACTGAATGTGTCCAGAATTTCTGTGACACACAGAACAACTTATTCTTATCATTAAACAAGCTGAAAGCCAACAGCAGTCAAcaatttaaatgtcattttatccGATTGTTAAAATAATCCTACGGTGGTTTACAGGAGGAAGTTGcagcacattttttaaacaaatgaggCCCCTGCAACTAAATCTAAAAAATGCATGTTTCTAACAGATGACCACGATGAGAGAGTGAAAACGTGTGTGAATAACTGCAGCCCCTGCGACGCTGACAGCATGAGTTATTAATGCAACAAAATCACACGTGTGCCTCCGCAGTGTACGTTTTCAAATATTAACTTCTTTTCCATATCGAAGCGGTCGTCCGCAGAGTCACATGCAGTCATCCCGCGCTTGTGGCCACCTGGTGTGACTAAGTGATATAATTGCAATGGCATTCCTCCTAAGTGACCATTAGTCTCTCAATGCATTGTGGTGATTGCAGGCCGTAATTGACTGATCGAGTGTCAAAGGAGTAGGCCGATTACGTAATGGAAGAAGGGCTGTGAGTTATCAAAGGGGTTTTGTTAGGGTGTACAAAAACAGCAGGAGAAAGCAGATCTGAGGCTCAATTCAGCCTGGATTAAGAGCTCCagttaaaatattcattttgatATCAGAAAGTGGTGATTTGATCTTGTCAGTTAAAATATTGAGCTTCTATTGAagtcattttttatgatattccAAAAATATAAACCAAAAGATACTCACCCTTCCGACTATTTTGCCCTTCTCGTTCATGCAAATGTAGTGTTCGCTCTCTTTTCCTTTTATTCGAATGTGGCTCCCGAAGGTTTCTGTCTCGACAACAAGGAGAgctggaaaagaaaagaagaagtagACTCTGTTAAGAGCATGTATAAGTCTTTCTGCtcatataaataaaacatttaagagTTCCCATACATTTAAACATATCTGGTATGTTTATCTCACTTATGGTCGACAGTGTCTGGGCTCCCGTACTTTTTTCAATACTGTTTTTTTGAGAGCCCACATATTTAATCGTATTTAATTTCCAGTCCTGTAAAGGAACCGAAGCACTCTACATTTGAGCCTCATCAGAGCCtcataaagaaaactttattaagCCTACATTGTGCACTAATGTAATTGTTTATCAAGTTTATATTtcatgaatacatttttcatCATATACACCACCACAAACAAAGGAGTCAACCACCAATATTGGTTGCACCAGAGATTAAATTACCTTAAAACACATCAAGgattacaagaaaaaaattatCTTAATAGctgaaaatcacaaacaaacaaagctctGTAAACTCCAGGACATGGATTTGTGATTTTCGGCTACAGAAATAAATTTGCCTTGACTTgacacacactgcaaacactgcACGAGCATCATTTTTTCTGTACATGTGGAAAAATATTATGTTGTAGCCTGTTTTTAATTAGAAAATAAGGACCAAGTAATGGTCTCCAGAGCAAATAATTATTCCAAAGGTATACTGAGTGTATATCTTTCTTTACACAAAACCATATATGCACCAGAACAACAATACCGCCGCCACTTGAGCCTGACACAGCAGTAATCCACTCTCGAGACGCATCCCGGCGGCTCTTTTATTCACCCCCTCCCACCCCCCAAATGTTAACCCCCGCGAGGTCACCTTTGTCTCTGCTTGCCCCTCAACCAGCAAAGAGATCTGCCAAACATTTGTGGAGCGGTTATGTGCCCCTCAGGATTAGGTTTCAAGTTCCCTTTAGTCTGTGCTCACTCAATCAAAAAGTTAAGATGATCCATTTGTTTAACACACAGGGCCATTCAGTAGCGCTCAAGGGAGCAGAGGAAGAATAGGCGAAGGGATGGGACGGGCTCGGGGGCAGAAGTAACTCCCCCCCCTCACCCTAACATCCAACCTTGGGAGGAAGGTTGGAAGAAGGAAACCTGTCTAATAGGTGAAACTTTAGAAGTGATTCCTCTTTTTGTTTTGAGAGATTTCTGTTATGTCTTATTTGGTTGCTAGCACAATATTTGTGGCTTTATTTTTTGATCACTGGAGAAGATCAGTCTGGACCTTTTTGAGGTCCgtgagaagggaaaaaaaaatcctggtaTGTAACGAAGTGAACGATGTTTCAAGAGATATTTCAGCTCTGCAAGTCAAATCAGGAGTCATTTGACAACACTTTGGCCTTCTCGCTCTTTGCTGGTTTTGCACGGAGACCCAAAATTCAACCTCAGCTATGAGGCCTCGACCCAGAACATCAGATAAAACAATattttcctcccctctctgaGTTATCctctgtctgtgacccctgatGGCAAAGCACCAAAAGTGGAGTCATGTCTTTTTATCTGAACAGCATCCACAAGCAAATCTCTTTGAGTCAGTGAGTGGTCAATGTGATGTTTTGTATATTAACGCCGGGTATTCCTTTAAACAATTCTCACGCTCAAGACTCCACTGGCAGCCGTAGCTGGCGGATAAAAAGGCAAAACTGAAAGAATTCTGACAGATATTTTAGAATATCTGATCAGTTTTAAATATAATCCCATTTTTAGTTATTTCATAACTTGTGCAATGTTTTCTACTTTGGTGCAGCCGGCATTTATTGACCTCAACTTGGGGTCACCTTCCAAAAAAGCTGATTCTCCTGCTTTAATTCCACAGTGCAGCATCTCTCAGTTTAAAAGCCGTTGTTGTGACCCTCCATCTGCTCTGAGAGGACAACAGGTGTCATTTATGACAGATTGTTCTGTAAAAAAATGGCTCTCGTCTTTTTAAAGTAATGAATATGCTACGCTAATACTAAGAAGAA encodes the following:
- the fgf24 gene encoding fibroblast growth factor 24 yields the protein MSVLPSRFIYLCLHFLVLYFQLQESQQTSADFRFYIENHTRNPDDLSRKQVRIYQLYSRTTGKHVQILGKKVNANGDDGGKYALLVVETETFGSHIRIKGKESEHYICMNEKGKIVGRPDGRKQECVFVEEFLENNYTALVSAKYKGWYLGFNRKGRPKKGSRTTQRQQEVHFMKRQPKGRPDPLEEFRFTTVTKRTRRARRLKPNPKRN